CTGAACTTTACATTGAATTCTCTGTTATACAGAGGACACTATCATGTTTAGGCAATGTGCTGAAATGAACCACAAACACAGCGGCTTTAAAACACTACGGTCACGCTCTTCACATGCGAGAGCTGCCGACATTGCCACCTCAGCTCGTGGTTTCATGGGCCATTTCTTACTCACCTTTCTCCTCAACCCTTATGCCTATTGCAGAGCTCTCAGGTGACTTTGCTGACAAGccaaggaaaataataattaaaaaaccccaacacatgTTCAACAATCTGATTTCATTAATAAGTTTATCTCCCATCTCTTATGTGTTGGGCTTtatgttattttcctttgatgtAACTCCATTAGGACAGAGAACTTGCTATTTAACTGGTTTCATGACACCAGCCGTGCCTTGAGAAAATATAAGATGCCAGCCACGATCAGAGTTCTACTCTTAGGCTACCTGGCAAGGAAGAGAAGCATTTAATTAAACATGcggtttcttttaaatatacctTTAATCATCCACAGTGACATTAACATTCCAAAATTATTCCAAGGCTAAATTCCATTCAAATGCTACTAGCCTTAGACTAAATTACTATTTTCAGCCATTGAAATTCTATTTAGACGACACTGACGACTCAAGCACTTCTTTTCTTACAGACTTTAAGCACGTTTAGCTTCAAGTATCTTCTCACACATAGAAGAAAATGGCACAGTTTAGATGGGGGCGAGGAAAGAGCAACACCAGTTACTAACAGCAAGTACCTTCTGGAGTTGGCTGTTGCAGCAGAAGGAGAGTAAAGAGAGTAAGTGCCAAGTGGGGAGAAAAGCAGTCGTGGGGAGGAACACGGGAGGGCCGTGCTGGCAGCACGGGCGTGCTTCACAAGCATCCGCTTTTCTAGCGGTTAAGAGAGTGTCCTGACCAGCAAAAAGCACAGGTCTGCATCAGAAAATACCCGAGAGACCAGCCACGGGGCAACGGGGGGCCGAGAAGGACGTGGAAGGGGGAGAAGCGGCGGGCGGCGCTAAGAGGCGGGTGTCAGCGGCACCCGCTGCCGGGCTCGAAGCCTCCCGGGGCGTCCCCCGCGGCCTCGCCCCGTTTCAGCCCCACGGGCACCATCCCCTCACCGCCGCCCCACTCACGATGTTCATGTTCGTTTCGGGGTCCACATTTCTCCTCCCGCTAGCGAAGGCGATGCTTTGCAGCAGGAAAGCGGCGACCACCAGGCCCCGCATCCTGAGGGAAGGAGGCGAGAGGCCGCGGCGAAGCAGAACCGGGCGCTGGGGCGGCAGCGAGCGGCTCCCGCCCCAAAGCGGCTTATGTGCCGCCTCCGCCGGGCGCGGCGACCGCCACGGGGCGGCGTGACAGGGGCGGGgaaggaggcggcggcggcgtccAGCCCCGAGCGGCTGAAGGAGGGCGGCCGGCCCGCCGCacgccgccgccgggccgggctgggcgcCCGGGTGTGTCCCGCAGCCCTGCGCCTCCCCCTTAGGGGTGGCTACGGagccggccggcggcgggccgggccgctCCCCGCCCTGAGCGCCCGCCGCGGCGGGAAGTGGGCGCTGGGCCGGCGGCGCCGCTCAGGCCATGCGGCGCAGCCTAtcggccggcggcagggcccacccggcccgccccgccgggccccgagcccgcccgccgccctcACCGCCCAGCCCCGGCCGTTCGTaccgctcccgccgccggcggcgggccgggcgtGCGCGGCCTGAGCCGGCGTGATTCAGCGCTTCTCAAGCGATGCTTGTGTAGATCCcgcccgtcccgtccccccccggCCTCCATTTTCAGAAGTCCTTCAAGCCCCGAGAACGGCGCGCGTGGGTTTTGCTTCGCAGCCCTCCTCGTCTCTCCACCAGCTCCTCGCCTGGAGTCCCCGGGATCCTCACATTTCCTCACagggtgtgttttgttttccgCCCTGACCCCGCCGCGGAGCCCGCAGCAGCAGcgaggaggcggcggggccTCTCCATCGCCGGGGATACCTCTCGGGAAGAGCCGGCCCTTTGTGAGGACTATAAGGCGTTGACAGCAGTTACCGTTACTCTTACACAAATAGATCATCTTTCCATCATTTTTGAGCATAGCCTAAATATATAAACTCTAATACAAGTGGGCTTAGTTGGGCGCACAGTTCCAGCAGGGTTATTGATCGTGGCTTCCTGCAAACCTGTTGTATCTTCGTTTTCTGAGGCGACTAATTGGCACTGTATTGCAGTGTGTTGCACATTTATGTGCTGAAATCTATGATTTCACAGAGAAGCGTGTCTGTGGTCAGGGGATGTGTGACCAGGCTTGCAAAAACTTGGACCAAATTCAATTCTCTAATATAAATATTCACATTACTACATCTGTAGTAGCAACTTCAGAGCAATACAGAAACCTGATACAAAATACACAGCGGTAAAGCAGGAATGTGTcaagaacagaaatgtttctgtttatttagaaagcataaagattttaattgaaaaaatcaTTGGAAGTTTTCATAGCATACCCTTGTTTTGATACATGGATACATCACATAGTGTCACAAGTGACACTATGCAACCGTTGGCATTCCTGGGTCCCATTTTTTAGGGTCGTTTGGTTTTAAAGGACTTGGGTAGCAAAAACATTGCTCAGTGATTCCCTTGGGTTTTCTGTCAAATTAATTACAAGGTACTTTTCCCCCTGGAGGGAAAACCTGAGTTATAAAGTGCCACAACCGCTGCTGTCAAACAGAGTAATTATATGTTAAATGAGGCTAAATGGAAACTAGCGTTAAATAGGATATTTAAAGTGATCCTGTTGTTTACTATGATAGAGTtcatttacaatattttaatagtgaaaactgcatttcaggCAATTGTTTGGCTGGGCTAATGCTACCAGGGGAGAATTCTTTGTCAGCAGGTATCCGTTTCAGCTCCAAGGAAATGTACAGGTATGAGTTTTCTCTCTAAAATGTATAGATAGTTTTGAAGCCTTTCTCTATCATTGTATATGTACAGAACACACAAGTAAACATAGCCTTTGTATTAAATATGAATGCAGTTGCTTCCAGCCCATTTCTGCACAAGTGTTTTCCAAATGCTcttgcatttgctgctgtgcagtgcAGCTCTCCCTGATGCTGGtcagcccagctgcaggtttCCCCAAAGTGAAAGCGACAAGGCTGTAgaagtatttctgcattttcctgtgcTGTGCCGAGTCACAAAGATGGCTGCAGAAAGGCGTTGCATAACTGTTCTCTTACTTTCACTTTATTCTGAGCAATTTCCTGTACTTACTTTATTCGCTAGGCATTTCTGTCAAACCAAAGCATACAGATGCAACTAACTTTGTAAAACATATGGATACTAGGGCAAATTTCTGCATTCCAGAAGGAAAATTGCATTTTCCCATATGTACCAAGCTAGATACCAAGCAATTTACCAAGGAAAACAGACGCCCAGGACAGAAGCAGAGTCAAGAAACCCATAGATATGTAGTAGCGCAGTAAATAATTAGTGGCTACATTTGATTTTGGCCTTGCAGaaaccttttaaataaatttttctacaactacctgtaacctttattttccataaaatgCATGAATCTGTCTAGATACTCTaatccttttcccttcccaatTCACTGCCTCTTTGCCACTTATCAAATACCTGATTGCTAGAAGGTTGCATGGCACTCAGAGTAGTAGCTGTAGCAACCTTTATCTTGAGCTCTGAAACATCAGCTccaacaacacacacacacacccacgcgcacaaaaaaaaattacttaaatgaGACACAAGAGGGGGTATGTGTTACTAAGTCTCTCCAACTTCTTGTCGAAACCAGTTCTCCTATGtaagatgttttcttttggtttgtttttaaaagaaaggagaagggaaaaggaaagatgagaagggaaaaggaaagatgagaagggaaatggaaagacgagaagtgaaaggaaaagaggggaaagaagggagaggCAAAGGACACTCTTGTGCTGAAGCATTACTGCCCACTGTGAACTCACTCCGTGCAGCCTGAAACTCCCTGCACCACTGGGAGCCTTCCCCGAGCGAGGGTTTCCACAGTGGCTTGCAGGCCGCCCTGGCTCCCCCCCCTGGACAGCCTGGGGGTCGCTGGAGCCGGCCCGACAGAGCCACGGCCTTGCCAAACACGGAGGATACATGCAGCTGACCACCAGATCCACAGGTTTGCTCCCCCCTATGTAGATGCTTCCTACACACTTGTGAGGGTGGGGATATGGACTGTTCATACTGCAGACGATAAACTTTTATAAGCCAGAACCTAAAATTCTTGAAAACATACAAATTGGCAGTCAGATattataaaaatttataaataaaaccatgGAATACTGTTAATTCTTGTCTGTAATTGTTGAGATTGAACATGACAGtggcagcagcatttctgaggTGATAATGAGTTTCTGGCTTGTTAGGACAGGAGGACAACCTTGTGCATCATCCACTAAAAACCTCACAAAATGAGGGGAGCTGACACTGTCATATACCAGGAACAATGAGAAGCCTTGTAAGGCATCcttatatgcatttttatttgcttattccTATAAAATAAGGAAAGTAGGGATGAGGAACAGAATACACCTGCCACAATCCAGGAgaaagcagtttatgacctgctgagtCACCTGGACACTCCcagtctatggggccagatgggatccacccaagggtactgagggagctggcagaggagcttgccaagccaccctccatcatttaccagcagtcctggttaacagggaggtcccagatgactggaggcttgccagtgtgacacccaactacaagaagggccaggaggaggatccagggaactacaggccagtcagcctgacctcggtaccagggaaggttatggagcagttcatctaAGCGAGCTGATCAGGACAAATGGGACCGGGCCCAGCCAGCACGgtttcatgaaaggcaggtcctgcctggccagcctgatctccttctatgaccaggtgacctgcctagtggatgagggaaaggctctGGATGTTActtacctggactttagcacagcctttgatactgtctcccacagcattctcctagagaagctggtggctcatggcttagacaggggtactctttgctgggtaaaaagctggctggccggccgagcccagagcgttgtggtgaacagagctaaacccagttggcagctggtcacaagcagtgttccccagtgctcagttttaggtccagtcttgtttaatatctttatcgaTGATCTGGATGGGGGGACTGAGTGCctcctcagtaagtttgcaggtgacaccaaagcgggcaggagtgttgatctgctcgagggcaggaaggccctacagagggatctggacaggctggatccatgggctgaggtcaattgtaggaggtttaacaaggccaagtgccgggtcctgcccttgggtcacaccaaccccaggcagcgccccaggcctggggcagaggggctgggaagtgcccggcggagaaggccctgggggtgctggctgacagccggctgggcatgagccagcagtgcccaggtggccaaggaggccaccagcccccgggcttgtgtcagccctggtgtggccagcaggagccgggcagggatggggcccctgtgctcggccctggggaggccccacctcgaatgctgggctcaggtttgggcccctcgggacaagaaggacatcgaggtgctggagcgtgtccagagaagggggcagcggggctggggcagggtctggagagcaggtctgatgaggagcggctgagggagctgggggggtttagcctggagaagaggaggctgaggggagaccttatcgctctctgcaactacctgagaggggctggagtgaggggggggttggtctcttctcccaagtgacgggacgagaggaaacggcctcaagctgcgccaggggaggtttagattggatataaggaaaaatgtcttccctgaaATAGTGGttgagcactggaacaggcttcccagagatgtgaggtgtcaccatccctggaggtatttaaaagacatgtagacgtggcacttcagggcgtggtttagaagacatggtggtgttgggttgatgattgcacttgatgatcttagaggtcttttctaaccttaatgactctatgattctattctatgattctaaaatgGGAGGTTGGAGGGACAGACAGATTGCTCAAATTCTACAGATATTAATTATGAAAGCACATTAGACAGTATctaattaaacatattttttaacaaGATGgtctcacattttaaaattaaatggattCAAGAATGGAGAGAAGTTCTGTGATGTTATGTAAAGGATCTTGTTTATGAGTAAAGAGGAAGTAAATGTTACATAGATACGTAGAGACAAGAAATTTTTTGTTAGTATAATGAAAATCTTAGCCTAATGCAAGAATTATTATCAGTCTAGATCTAATTATtacaaaaagagaaggaaatataaTGCAGTTAAAATACTTGTTTACAGAAAAGGTCACAATAATAGTAATATTATGGTTAAAATTGGTACATGCACCGGTGCATGCAAGGACACTTCTTAGTTTCGATTCCTTCTTCTAGACACTGCTCCCCTAGTGGCAGAAATAAACAACGAACAGATATTTAGCACTTCTACACAATGGCGtagcacagaaaaatacaggtcTGATACAACAGCAGAGACGTCGTGCCGTGGAGACCCAGGATGAAGGATGCAGGCAGTGGTGATAAGACATTGTGAGAGGATTACGTGGATGACAGAGTAACAATAAAACAGGAACCTAAAGCACGGAGTAATACATGGCACGGAGCCAGGCTGAAAAAAGCAGCTGCCTGACTCATAAGTTTCTATTCCGCTACTGACCGCTGTTCTAGCCTCTCTTCAGAGTCAAGCACAAGCTGAAGTTTCATTTTTGATTCCTGTTAAATTACTCGATCACGTAAGCACTCAAGCATATAAAAGGGGAGTCATAAGAACAGTGAACAGCAGTCCTTTTGCTTTGAAGCTTCCTTGAAACAAatgagcagagaaggaaaatcatGAGGTAAGCAAGCAACCCAGACTctgaaagatgctttttttgCTATGCCATAGAAAAATAATGCTTATTATTTACATAAATGTAAGCAGTGAGGGACTTTGGGGaaccaaacaggaaaaaatattttacagaataatTACTGGaagaatcaaaataaaataaggatgCTGTTGCATATTGTAATGTCATTGCTTCTCCAACAAGGGCCAGTCTCTGTGAACTGACCTGAAACTTTGTGGATGCAGTTCAGGGATGAAATCCAGGCTGCAGCCTGGGTCTGGTCCGTAGGCGTGCATGCATGTGTCTAGGGGTGAGGCACCTGGGTAGAGAGAGGATCTCTGACCAGCTACTGGATGTGCAAAGACAGTTTCTGGGGACCCATAGGGTTAGTGAGCGAGTGAGCGAGCATGGGGTCTGTACTAGCAAGCGGAGCGGGGTTGCTCTGTACACACAAGTGCCAGCAACTGGGAAGACTGGTGGGATCTGGGAGCCAGCTACTGGATACATCAGTACAATCATAACATAAAAATGGTGCTATGATCTAACAAACAAGGATTTACAAatgcaggaaattaaaaatgaaatttataaTCCAAAGCGTAAAATATACAGAGACATGGGAAAGGCATGATATCACTTCCTCTGTATTCTGGGggacattttttattttattatctcttTTGGGTAGGCTTCAGCAATTCTTCCCAGAATACGAAATACATTTCTGAAGCCCAGAGGTGTGCCAGCTTTAGCACAGAGACTAGCCCTCCTCCTTGACATCTAGACCATCAGCTCTGTTGCTATGTAAGAGGTGCCCTCATAGACTGGTGAGGAGAATTACCGAAATAACTATTCGCCTCTTTAGATCTATGGCTTCCCACAGCTTTGGCTTGTTTGAAGTATTGTTGACTAGTGGCACCAGGTGAGGTATTGCCTGCTTTTGAAGTACATCATGCCTAGTTTACAAACAAGGgcagcaaaaagcaaatggaGTATAAGTAatcttttctttgatttcttctaGTACCAATTTCAAGAATTCCTTAAAGAGCTCGCTGCTGCAGCTAGACTGTTATTTCACATGGAATTTGATGAAGCAGGATGTGGATCTCGATAACTTAGAGGAAACAGTAGGTGATCAGATTGAGTTTTTCGTAAAATCCAACATCGCAAATTATAATCTACTATCCTATGTATACCATCTAAAGAAGTCAAATGAGGAAGCCCTGAAAAATCTccaaaaagctgaagaagaagttaaaaaaaattatccagaCGAAATTCCCAGGAGAAGTCTTGTTACCTGGGGGAACTATGCCTGGATATATTACTACATGGAGAGATATGAAGAAGCTCAGGCTTACATAAGCAAAGTagaaaacagctgcaaaaagcTTTCAAGTACTGGTCAGCAGAAGATTGAGCTGCCAGAGATCTGTGCTGAGCAGGGATGGGCTTTGTTAAAGTTTGGGGCAAAATACTACAATAGAGCAAAgaattgctttgaaaatgctCTGAAGAGTGAACCCGATAACCCAGAATTTAATACCGGCTATGCAATAGCAATGTATCGCTTGGAAGATATTTTCTACAGAGAACAAGTAGATGTAAGCCTGGCCCTCGAGCCCCTGAAGCGTGCAGCAGAACTGAATCCAAACGATACCGTCATTAAGGCATTACTTGCATTAAAACTCCAGGTCTTAAAGCGAGTTGAGGAAGGGGAGAGCTACATTGAAGAAGCAATGCAGAGAACACCTGACCTTCCTTATTTCCTGCGATATGCTGCtaaattttacagaaagaaaggagaaatggaCAAGGCGCTGGAGGTTTTGAAAAAGGCCCTAGCAGTGACACCAAAATCTGCCTTTTTGCATCACCAACTAGGACTCTGCTACAGAGCAAAGCTGTTTCAATTGAAAAAGTCTACAAGATATCCACCTCAACAGCAAGTGGAGGAACTCATCCGACttgccatttttcattttaaaacagtgactgagcaaaacagaaagtttTTTTTGGCCCATGTCGATCTTGCAAGCATATACGCAGAAGGAAAGAGGTataaagaagcagaagagtCATTTCAGAAAGCGCTTCATGAAAGTATTCTGTCCTGTGATGATAAACAACTCTACTGCTACCAGTATGgcaattttcagctttttcataTGAAATCAGAATCTGAAGCCATTAAGTATTACCTGGAAGGGCTGAAAATTGAAAAAGATACTTATGTAAGAAGTAACTGCAGAAGAGCTCTGAAGAAATTGTTGAATGAGAAAATTCAGAGAGGTTCAAGAGATGCCGCA
The genomic region above belongs to Phalacrocorax aristotelis chromosome 12, bGulAri2.1, whole genome shotgun sequence and contains:
- the LOC142063731 gene encoding interferon-induced protein with tetratricopeptide repeats 5-like isoform X1 — its product is MLPGENSLSAGIRFSSKEMYSTNFKNSLKSSLLQLDCYFTWNLMKQDVDLDNLEETVGDQIEFFVKSNIANYNLLSYVYHLKKSNEEALKNLQKAEEEVKKNYPDEIPRRSLVTWGNYAWIYYYMERYEEAQAYISKVENSCKKLSSTGQQKIELPEICAEQGWALLKFGAKYYNRAKNCFENALKSEPDNPEFNTGYAIAMYRLEDIFYREQVDVSLALEPLKRAAELNPNDTVIKALLALKLQVLKRVEEGESYIEEAMQRTPDLPYFLRYAAKFYRKKGEMDKALEVLKKALAVTPKSAFLHHQLGLCYRAKLFQLKKSTRYPPQQQVEELIRLAIFHFKTVTEQNRKFFLAHVDLASIYAEGKRYKEAEESFQKALHESILSCDDKQLYCYQYGNFQLFHMKSESEAIKYYLEGLKIEKDTYVRSNCRRALKKLLNEKIQRGSRDAADFGTLGLLHKLNGEKHEAIKCYEKAIALCPDNEEYLNALCELRLSISS
- the LOC142063731 gene encoding interferon-induced protein with tetratricopeptide repeats 5-like isoform X3, yielding MSTNFKNSLKSSLLQLDCYFTWNLMKQDVDLDNLEETVGDQIEFFVKSNIANYNLLSYVYHLKKSNEEALKNLQKAEEEVKKNYPDEIPRRSLVTWGNYAWIYYYMERYEEAQAYISKVENSCKKLSSTGQQKIELPEICAEQGWALLKFGAKYYNRAKNCFENALKSEPDNPEFNTGYAIAMYRLEDIFYREQVDVSLALEPLKRAAELNPNDTVIKALLALKLQVLKRVEEGESYIEEAMQRTPDLPYFLRYAAKFYRKKGEMDKALEVLKKALAVTPKSAFLHHQLGLCYRAKLFQLKKSTRYPPQQQVEELIRLAIFHFKTVTEQNRKFFLAHVDLASIYAEGKRYKEAEESFQKALHESILSCDDKQLYCYQYGNFQLFHMKSESEAIKYYLEGLKIEKDTYVRSNCRRALKKLLNEKIQRGSRDAADFGTLGLLHKLNGEKHEAIKCYEKAIALCPDNEEYLNALCFITR
- the LOC142063731 gene encoding interferon-induced protein with tetratricopeptide repeats 5-like isoform X4; translation: MSTNFKNSLKSSLLQLDCYFTWNLMKQDVDLDNLEETVGDQIEFFVKSNIANYNLLSYVYHLKKSNEEALKNLQKAEEEVKKNYPDEIPRRSLVTWGNYAWIYYYMERYEEAQAYISKVENSCKKLSSTGQQKIELPEICAEQGWALLKFGAKYYNRAKNCFENALKSEPDNPEFNTGYAIAMYRLEDIFYREQVDVSLALEPLKRAAELNPNDTVIKALLALKLQVLKRVEEGESYIEEAMQRTPDLPYFLRYAAKFYRKKGEMDKALEVLKKALAVTPKSAFLHHQLGLCYRAKLFQLKKSTRYPPQQQVEELIRLAIFHFKTVTEQNRKFFLAHVDLASIYAEGKRYKEAEESFQKALHESILSCDDKQLYCYQYGNFQLFHMKSESEAIKYYLEGLKIEKDTYVRSNCRRALKKLLNEKIQRGSRDAADFGTLGLLHKLNGFITR
- the LOC142063731 gene encoding interferon-induced protein with tetratricopeptide repeats 5-like isoform X2, which gives rise to MSTNFKNSLKSSLLQLDCYFTWNLMKQDVDLDNLEETVGDQIEFFVKSNIANYNLLSYVYHLKKSNEEALKNLQKAEEEVKKNYPDEIPRRSLVTWGNYAWIYYYMERYEEAQAYISKVENSCKKLSSTGQQKIELPEICAEQGWALLKFGAKYYNRAKNCFENALKSEPDNPEFNTGYAIAMYRLEDIFYREQVDVSLALEPLKRAAELNPNDTVIKALLALKLQVLKRVEEGESYIEEAMQRTPDLPYFLRYAAKFYRKKGEMDKALEVLKKALAVTPKSAFLHHQLGLCYRAKLFQLKKSTRYPPQQQVEELIRLAIFHFKTVTEQNRKFFLAHVDLASIYAEGKRYKEAEESFQKALHESILSCDDKQLYCYQYGNFQLFHMKSESEAIKYYLEGLKIEKDTYVRSNCRRALKKLLNEKIQRGSRDAADFGTLGLLHKLNGEKHEAIKCYEKAIALCPDNEEYLNALCELRLSISS